A region from the Pelobates fuscus isolate aPelFus1 chromosome 1, aPelFus1.pri, whole genome shotgun sequence genome encodes:
- the LOC134610212 gene encoding embryonic protein UVS.2-like, with amino-acid sequence MYLTFIIVLLVFVVGPAQSIPIPKPFQDSTPELEEQYENKTETLDVFTRLISGNKNFNIPVHDGDIIINRAGRSAIKDAGCFWPKSANGTVIVPYSLSPKYTTDQVDLFKNAMQEIESVTCVRFVNHTTEVSYLNIVETGGCASNVGRIGGTQNIYLNSKSCMSRGTIQHELEHSLGFQHEHSRSDRDNYVTIMTEYISPENLGGFAKMDTNNLNMEYDYYSVMHYPTYAFSNTSGKNTIIPKPDPSKPIGQRDGLSTLDVSKINALYKCDVCSMLLSNVTGTVTSANYPNSYPNNSNCVWLIRVPSGQVVLKFDFLDVESSIGCSADYIRIYDGPSKTSPVLLDKTCGMPLILPMTSLSNQVLIEFVSNQNGSGRGFNITYKSVQCGGEFYAPAKNFTSPGYPTGYSPNLNCTWIISAPPQYKISLTINDFELEPMFYWMCRSDSLSIYNGPDAASPLIGQFCGIEYPRSITSSGNSMVLQFLTDFSIQYEGFKASYKFVPKSFSSPDELGYGALGFLEKLSLQPYLESSKEIL; translated from the exons ATGTATCTGACATTCATCATTGTTCTACTGGTCTTTGTGGTGGGGCCTGCACAAAGTATTCCAATACCAAAACCATTTCAG GATTCCACACCTGAACTGGAAGAACAAT atgaaaataaaacagaaactcTGGATGTATTCACCCGGCTTATTAGTGGaaacaaaa ACTTTAATATTCCGGTACACGATGGTGATATTATCATAAACAGAGCGGGTCGCAGTGCCATAAAAGATGCAGGATGTTTCTGGCCAAAGTCTGCAAACGGGACTGTCATTGTGCCTTACAGCCTTTCCCCTAAATACA CTACTGATCAGGTGGATCTGTTTAAGAATGCAATGCAAGAGATTGAATCTGTAACCTGTGTGCGATTTGTTAATCATACAACCGAGGTGTCCTACCTGAATATTGTGGAAACAGGAGG CTGTGCATCCAATGTTGGAAGAATTGGAGGCACccagaatatatatttaaattccaaAAGTTGCATGTCCAGAGGGACCATTCAGCATGAGCTAGAACATAGTCTGGGATTTCAACATGAGCATTCCCGGAGCGACCGTGATAACTATGTTACCATTATGACCGAGTATATATCACCAG AAAATCTTGGTGGCTTTGCAAAGATGGACACGAATAACCTGAATATGGAATATGACTACTACTCTGTGATGCATTATCCCAC CTATGCATTCAGTAACACATCAGGAAAAAACACAATCATCCCTAAGCCTGATCCTTCTAAACCCATCGGACAGAGAGATGGACTTAGTACCCTGGATGTTTCTAAAATCAATGCCCTTTACAAGTGTG ATGTCTGCTCAATGCTGCTTAGTAATGTCACTGGTACAGTGACCTCAGCCAACTACCCAAATAGTTACCCCAATAACAGCAACTGTGTTTGGCTGATCAGAGTTCCATCTGGACAG gTTGTTCTTAAATTTGATTTTCTTGATGTTGAATCCTCTATTGGCTGCTCTGCAGACTATATTAGAATTTATGATGGACCCAGTAAGACGTCTCCTGTGCTATTAGACAAGACATGTGGTATGCCACTGATCCTTCCAATGACATCATTATCTAACCAGGTGCTCATTGAGTTTGTCTCTAACCAGAATGGAAGTGGAAGAGGTTTCAATATCACCTATAAGTCAG TACAATGTGGAGGTGAGTTTTATGCTCCTGCAAAGAACTTCACTTCTCCTGGATACCCGACCGGCTACTCTCCAAATTTGAACTGTACATGGATAATTTCCGCTCCTCCTCAGTACAAG ATCTCTTTGACTATAAACGACTTTGAGCTTGAGCCTATGTTCTATTGGATGTGCAGAAGTGACTCTCTGTCAATTTATAATGGACCAGATGCTGCCTCTCCACTGATAGGACAATTTTGTGGTATTGAATATCCCCGTTCTATTACTTCAAGTGGAAATTCAATGGTTCTACAATTTCTTACTGATTTCTCCATCCAATATGAAGGATTCAAAGCTTCATACAAATTTG TGCCAAA GTCGTTTTCCTCCCCAGATGAATTGGGTTATGGAGCATTGGGCTTCCTGGAAAAACTGTCTTTGCAGCCCTATCTGGAGAGTTCTAAAGAGATACTGTAG